From Woronichinia naegeliana WA131, the proteins below share one genomic window:
- a CDS encoding Fis family transcriptional regulator, with protein MKSEFKNSYGQFDADSDNMNEPFQRFELLSAYMDGEITPHERQQVQEWLDTDPQLKQTYLGLLRLQREMPCVPTPSTGITPEQLSERVFQRIEQANRLNRLLFWGGMVVTAVLVGALSNLFIGGQYPSPPPLQQANLELESEPLTIALNQPLIDLPGNVQ; from the coding sequence ATGAAATCAGAATTTAAAAATTCCTATGGGCAGTTTGATGCCGATTCCGACAACATGAATGAACCATTTCAACGTTTCGAGTTATTAAGTGCCTACATGGATGGTGAAATAACTCCCCATGAGCGTCAGCAAGTTCAAGAATGGCTCGATACCGATCCGCAATTAAAGCAAACCTATTTAGGACTACTGCGCTTACAACGAGAAATGCCCTGTGTCCCCACCCCTTCAACTGGAATTACCCCAGAGCAATTATCGGAACGAGTTTTTCAGCGCATTGAGCAGGCCAATCGTTTGAATCGCCTTCTCTTTTGGGGTGGAATGGTGGTGACGGCCGTGTTAGTAGGGGCATTATCCAATCTGTTTATCGGTGGCCAATACCCTTCCCCGCCCCCTCTGCAACAAGCTAATTTGGAATTAGAATCTGAGCCATTAACGATCGCACTTAACCAACCGCTTATTGACCTTCCCGGCAATGTTCAATAG
- a CDS encoding ShlB/FhaC/HecB family hemolysin secretion/activation protein, translated as MNNGFSCRVQFSGNVLVVLAAIAGLFWGFYDPLTPLLAQSFVAPSLESQRVDLPSPGRILLPPQPSQPIIPPSPLPSPPLEIFPSNPIPPNLPQNVPGTITVSRFEFQGNSAFSSEELAEVTAPFTQRPLTFAELLAAESAVTQFYTEAGYINSGVMIPAGQIFDQNQAVITIQIVEGGLEDIQVQVEGQLDPDYVKSRLAIATEKPFNQKRLLEALQLLQLNPLIESISAELSAGPRPELSLLSVQVKEANTFNIETFTDNGRVQSIGSWERGLRISEGNLLGIGDGITLDYANSDGSNAVTASYTLPLNPHNGTLKAAIQYNNTVVIEEPFNILDITGDSLYFDLSYRQPLIQTPRQELALGLTTSYSASQTSLLGEGFPLSPGANNDGQTRIAALRFFQEWTERGSEDVLALRSQFSLGLGILDANVNNLPPDGRFFEWRGQGQYVRLLGPETLFVFRSAVQLSTEPLVPLEQLTLGGLNTVRGYRQDLLLTDNGIFASTEVRLPVLRVEEIQGVLQIVPFLDFGVGWNDRDNPIPTPNPNTLASVGLGLLWQMGDRLTARLDWGLPLTEFRVQGNTVSQQSLYFSVSYNLF; from the coding sequence ATGAATAATGGTTTTAGCTGCCGAGTCCAATTCAGTGGCAATGTTCTAGTCGTCCTTGCCGCGATCGCTGGACTATTTTGGGGTTTCTATGATCCCCTAACTCCCCTACTAGCTCAATCTTTCGTTGCACCAAGTCTTGAGAGTCAGAGGGTCGATCTTCCCAGTCCTGGGCGAATTTTGTTGCCGCCCCAACCCTCCCAACCGATTATTCCTCCTAGTCCTCTACCCTCGCCTCCTTTAGAAATTTTCCCCAGCAATCCCATACCGCCCAATTTACCGCAGAATGTGCCAGGGACGATTACCGTCTCGCGCTTTGAATTTCAAGGCAATAGTGCATTTAGTTCAGAAGAATTAGCAGAGGTTACAGCCCCTTTTACCCAACGTCCTCTCACCTTTGCCGAACTGTTAGCCGCAGAATCCGCCGTCACTCAGTTTTATACCGAGGCGGGCTATATTAATTCGGGAGTCATGATTCCTGCTGGTCAGATCTTTGATCAAAATCAGGCTGTTATTACCATACAAATCGTTGAGGGAGGGTTAGAAGATATTCAAGTCCAGGTAGAGGGCCAACTCGATCCCGATTATGTGAAAAGTCGTTTGGCGATCGCGACGGAGAAACCCTTCAATCAGAAACGCCTGCTCGAAGCCTTACAACTGCTACAACTCAATCCTCTTATTGAATCCATTTCCGCCGAACTATCTGCTGGCCCTCGTCCTGAATTAAGTTTGCTTTCAGTGCAAGTCAAAGAAGCCAACACCTTTAATATTGAAACTTTTACTGACAATGGCCGAGTCCAGAGTATTGGTAGTTGGGAAAGAGGACTGCGAATCAGTGAAGGGAACCTCTTGGGAATTGGAGATGGGATTACCTTGGATTATGCCAATAGTGATGGCAGTAACGCTGTAACGGCTAGTTATACCCTGCCCCTTAATCCCCATAACGGCACTTTAAAAGCAGCAATTCAGTACAATAATACAGTGGTAATAGAAGAACCTTTTAACATTCTCGATATTACTGGTGACTCCCTCTATTTTGATCTGAGCTATCGTCAACCCCTGATCCAAACCCCTCGTCAAGAATTAGCCTTAGGATTGACAACCTCCTATTCTGCTAGTCAGACCAGTTTATTGGGAGAGGGATTTCCGCTCTCACCAGGAGCTAATAATGATGGCCAAACTCGCATTGCCGCCCTACGCTTTTTTCAGGAATGGACAGAACGAGGCAGCGAGGATGTGTTGGCGTTGCGTTCCCAATTCAGTCTGGGATTAGGCATTCTGGATGCAAATGTCAATAATTTGCCACCCGATGGACGTTTTTTTGAATGGCGGGGTCAGGGACAATATGTTCGTTTGTTAGGGCCAGAGACATTATTTGTCTTTCGCTCGGCAGTGCAATTATCCACTGAGCCATTGGTTCCCTTGGAGCAATTAACCCTAGGGGGTCTCAATACGGTGCGGGGCTATCGTCAAGATTTATTGCTCACTGATAACGGCATTTTTGCCTCTACCGAAGTGCGTTTACCCGTGCTACGAGTTGAGGAAATTCAAGGAGTCCTGCAAATTGTTCCCTTTCTGGATTTTGGAGTCGGCTGGAATGATCGGGATAATCCGATCCCAACACCTAATCCGAATACTTTAGCTAGTGTGGGGCTGGGACTGCTCTGGCAAATGGGCGATCGCCTTACAGCCCGCTTAGATTGGGGATTGCCGCTAACAGAGTTTCGAGTACAAGGTAACACCGTGTCTCAGCAAAGTCTTTATTTTTCGGTGAGTTACAATCTTTTTTAA
- a CDS encoding ABC-2 family transporter protein → MGVLLKTYSHLLGIFWKTAIAAELEYRLNFVLASFSSLANLVGSIFSLFLFYRTGYHFQGWSWSEALIVLGMFTLLQGFAATLLIPNLNKIVEYVEKGTLDFVLLKPISSQFWLSTRILSPWGIPDLFFGLLLIFYAASQSPIQIVNVLLSFAMLFLGMLILYSLWFILGTTSIWFVKIYNVTEVLRGLLEAGRYPMIAYPMTYRIFFTFVVPVAFLTTVPAEAMLGKADLIWMLGAGLLAIALLAFSHFFWQFALKFYTSASS, encoded by the coding sequence ATGGGAGTTTTACTGAAAACCTATAGCCACTTACTCGGTATTTTCTGGAAGACGGCGATCGCGGCCGAGTTAGAATATCGTCTTAATTTTGTGCTGGCAAGTTTTAGTAGTTTAGCGAATCTAGTGGGCAGTATCTTTAGTCTTTTTTTATTCTATCGAACGGGATACCATTTTCAGGGCTGGAGTTGGAGTGAAGCTCTGATTGTCTTAGGAATGTTTACTCTCCTACAAGGCTTTGCGGCAACTTTGTTGATCCCTAATCTCAATAAAATTGTAGAATATGTGGAAAAAGGAACCTTAGATTTTGTTTTACTTAAACCAATTAGCAGTCAGTTTTGGCTATCAACTCGTATTTTATCTCCCTGGGGAATTCCAGATTTATTTTTTGGACTATTACTAATCTTTTATGCCGCTAGCCAATCCCCGATTCAGATTGTCAATGTTCTACTCAGTTTTGCCATGTTATTTTTAGGAATGCTGATACTCTATAGTCTTTGGTTTATTCTAGGGACGACGAGTATTTGGTTTGTAAAAATCTACAATGTAACAGAAGTTTTGCGAGGATTATTAGAAGCAGGACGGTATCCCATGATCGCCTATCCGATGACCTATCGTATTTTCTTTACTTTTGTCGTTCCAGTGGCTTTTTTGACGACTGTTCCTGCTGAAGCAATGCTGGGAAAAGCAGATCTGATTTGGATGTTAGGGGCCGGATTATTGGCGATCGCTTTGTTAGCTTTTTCCCATTTTTTCTGGCAATTCGCGCTAAAATTTTATACAAGTGCTTCTAGTTAG
- a CDS encoding RNA-binding protein hfq, whose translation MAEFDTGLPSIRKIQNLIKTQQNVEVKLITNDLLVGKIRWQDVQCLCLIDSSNQSTLIWRQSIVYLQPKS comes from the coding sequence ATGGCTGAATTTGATACTGGCTTACCTAGCATTCGAAAAATCCAAAATTTGATCAAAACTCAACAAAATGTCGAAGTTAAGTTGATCACGAATGATCTGTTGGTTGGTAAGATCCGTTGGCAGGATGTTCAATGTCTATGCTTGATTGATTCGTCTAACCAAAGCACCTTAATTTGGCGACAATCCATCGTCTATCTACAACCAAAATCCTAA
- a CDS encoding alpha/beta hydrolase — protein MALTTGFPLPSQAAEKIILKYSILRESVSIPELSQLSKTGEVSSSLQSYLNLANQKPEDLQRWLNQSFNIDPIVLSEVLNSFVGKYLLQQIAEVIHTPSQRSNIEALRGALISSATEDQNISLIEVLENYPTAELQVEGDRLMELYQQIKGLVGKIPRFPL, from the coding sequence ATGGCACTCACAACGGGCTTTCCCTTACCTAGTCAAGCTGCTGAAAAGATCATCCTCAAATACAGTATTTTGCGGGAGTCGGTTTCTATCCCTGAACTGAGTCAGTTAAGCAAAACAGGGGAAGTCTCTTCATCGCTCCAGTCCTATCTCAACTTAGCGAATCAAAAGCCAGAAGATCTACAGCGTTGGCTCAATCAATCGTTTAATATCGATCCTATCGTGCTATCTGAAGTTCTTAATAGTTTTGTCGGAAAATATTTGCTCCAACAGATCGCAGAGGTCATTCATACACCGTCCCAGCGATCTAACATAGAAGCCTTACGGGGCGCGCTCATTTCCTCGGCAACGGAAGATCAGAATATTAGTCTCATAGAAGTTTTAGAAAATTATCCCACGGCTGAACTTCAGGTAGAAGGCGATCGCCTGATGGAACTCTATCAACAAATTAAGGGACTCGTCGGCAAGATTCCCCGTTTTCCTCTTTAA
- a CDS encoding aminotransferase class IV yields MYWFDGQWFDKEEITLSITEPGLLYGATIFTTLRVYQQSLEHPLTHWQAHRDRLQKSVEQLQWPNPNWQTITEVAQTLVNDYSVLRIVIFADGKIWITGRNLPENLSQLQQQGIQGWLADQTIFQRPMAAIKTGNYLTAWLALQEAQKQEAKEAILINDQGHWLETSTGNLWGWKEGVFYTPPEDGSILPGIMRSSLLKYLSSQGIKVQQQPWPSDWSQNLELLAYSNSVVEIIPFHRVKIQEKILTLPVDHPALAVLKRYFNVK; encoded by the coding sequence ATGTATTGGTTTGATGGACAATGGTTTGATAAAGAAGAGATTACTCTCTCTATTACGGAGCCGGGTTTACTTTACGGTGCAACAATTTTTACGACTTTACGTGTTTATCAGCAATCTCTGGAGCATCCCCTTACCCATTGGCAAGCTCACCGCGATCGCTTACAAAAAAGTGTGGAACAATTGCAATGGCCTAACCCTAATTGGCAGACCATCACCGAAGTGGCTCAAACCCTTGTAAATGATTATTCTGTGCTGCGTATTGTTATATTTGCCGATGGCAAAATTTGGATAACTGGACGGAATTTACCCGAAAATTTAAGTCAACTGCAACAGCAAGGTATTCAGGGCTGGCTTGCCGATCAAACGATTTTTCAACGACCAATGGCGGCCATTAAAACGGGAAATTATTTAACCGCTTGGTTGGCCTTACAAGAGGCTCAAAAACAGGAAGCCAAAGAAGCTATTTTAATTAATGATCAAGGACATTGGCTAGAAACCAGTACTGGCAATTTGTGGGGGTGGAAAGAAGGAGTTTTTTATACGCCGCCCGAAGACGGTTCTATTCTGCCAGGAATTATGCGATCAAGCTTATTAAAGTATTTATCGAGCCAGGGAATAAAGGTACAACAACAACCCTGGCCATCGGATTGGAGTCAAAACTTAGAGCTACTGGCCTATAGTAATAGTGTTGTAGAAATTATTCCTTTCCATCGGGTTAAAATTCAGGAAAAAATCCTAACCTTGCCAGTTGATCATCCTGCTTTAGCTGTTTTAAAACGTTATTTTAACGTAAAATAA
- the glyQ gene encoding glycine--tRNA ligase subunit alpha produces the protein MTFQAVIAKLNEFWAEQGCLIAQPFDTEKGAGTMSPHTFLRAIGPEPWAVAYVEPCRRPTDGRYGENPNRVQHYYQYQVLIKPSPDRIQEIYLDSLRVLGIQPEEHDIRFVEDNWESPTLGAWGVGWEVWLDGMEITQFTYFQQCGGIDCRPVAIEITYGLERLAMYLQNVDAISKIRWNEKIEYGEIFWQGEIEQCTYNFEASNPELLLNLFTLYEQEAKQLIERGLVLPSLEYVLKCSHSFNLLDARGVIAVTERTRYIGRIRNLAREVAQLYLEQREALEFPLASKRLVPVGGS, from the coding sequence ATTACTTTTCAGGCTGTGATCGCTAAATTAAATGAGTTTTGGGCGGAGCAAGGATGTTTAATTGCCCAACCCTTTGATACAGAAAAAGGGGCTGGAACCATGAGTCCTCATACCTTTTTACGGGCGATCGGACCAGAACCCTGGGCGGTAGCCTATGTGGAACCCTGTCGTCGTCCCACGGATGGTCGTTACGGAGAAAATCCGAATCGCGTACAACACTATTACCAGTATCAGGTTCTCATTAAACCATCTCCCGATAGAATTCAGGAGATTTATTTGGATTCTTTGAGAGTTCTGGGAATTCAGCCGGAAGAACATGATATTCGTTTCGTTGAAGATAATTGGGAGTCGCCGACGCTCGGAGCCTGGGGAGTGGGCTGGGAAGTCTGGCTAGACGGCATGGAGATCACCCAATTTACCTATTTTCAGCAGTGTGGAGGGATTGATTGTCGGCCAGTGGCGATCGAAATTACCTACGGCTTGGAGCGGTTGGCAATGTATTTGCAAAATGTGGATGCGATTAGTAAAATTCGTTGGAATGAAAAAATTGAGTACGGAGAGATTTTCTGGCAAGGAGAAATTGAACAATGCACCTATAATTTTGAAGCCTCTAATCCAGAATTACTGTTGAATTTATTTACGCTTTATGAGCAAGAAGCCAAGCAGTTAATTGAACGAGGATTAGTGTTACCGAGTTTAGAATATGTGTTGAAATGCTCTCATTCTTTTAATCTACTAGATGCCAGAGGGGTAATCGCAGTGACGGAACGAACCCGTTATATTGGGCGGATTCGCAATCTAGCCAGGGAAGTGGCTCAACTCTATCTCGAACAACGAGAAGCCTTAGAATTTCCCCTGGCTTCTAAACGCCTTGTCCCAGTAGGAGGCTCTTAA
- a CDS encoding IS1 family transposase, producing MSILKKSSMEILNDVGLCQEKEDALFKKNCPHCYSENVKIHSHYQTKGNGERKMFICQECSSCFAETYDSVIAGLETPLSEIVKVLKARMEGIGLNAAARVFGYAKTTILNWEKKLSGLQETLFLYALVNEFVKLVIEGDELYTKVGKNKEASASEGWTIVLMDRASRFIWHLKCGRKEQKLFLEAMMTVAELFERSAESLQLFTDGEKRYSQLLFDICHEVLRTGKRGRPTKVLPKGLVVRLKNKSSKRRDSEGKLKKVETPKTEHPETTEKPEEKDIHANHVEAFNSAIRRYLAAFRRRTNTYAKSVVGLQRVLDIFWMVHNFVRSHFTTREVPAVALGIIEKGLTWEDLLQIRLIS from the coding sequence ATGTCAATATTAAAGAAAAGCTCTATGGAAATCCTGAATGATGTTGGCTTGTGCCAAGAGAAAGAGGATGCCTTATTCAAGAAAAACTGTCCTCATTGCTATAGTGAAAACGTAAAAATACATTCTCATTATCAAACGAAAGGTAACGGGGAACGTAAAATGTTCATTTGTCAAGAATGTAGTTCTTGTTTTGCTGAGACTTATGATAGCGTAATCGCTGGCTTAGAAACCCCATTAAGTGAAATTGTAAAAGTATTAAAAGCCAGAATGGAAGGAATAGGATTAAATGCAGCAGCCCGAGTATTCGGCTACGCGAAAACAACAATATTGAATTGGGAAAAGAAATTATCAGGATTACAAGAGACATTATTTTTATACGCCTTAGTGAATGAATTTGTTAAATTAGTAATAGAAGGGGATGAACTATACACAAAAGTTGGAAAAAATAAAGAAGCAAGTGCCTCTGAGGGGTGGACAATCGTTCTCATGGACAGGGCTAGCCGCTTTATTTGGCATTTAAAATGTGGTCGAAAAGAGCAGAAATTATTTCTAGAAGCAATGATGACGGTAGCGGAATTATTTGAAAGGAGTGCAGAATCTCTCCAGTTATTTACAGATGGAGAAAAGCGATATAGTCAACTGCTATTTGATATTTGTCACGAAGTATTAAGGACTGGAAAGCGAGGTCGTCCCACCAAAGTATTACCGAAGGGTCTTGTGGTAAGACTAAAAAATAAGAGTAGTAAACGTCGAGATTCTGAGGGTAAACTAAAGAAAGTAGAAACTCCGAAAACTGAACATCCTGAGACAACAGAAAAACCAGAAGAAAAGGACATCCATGCCAACCACGTTGAGGCATTTAATAGTGCTATCCGACGCTATTTAGCCGCCTTTCGCCGTCGTACAAATACTTATGCTAAATCTGTTGTGGGATTACAGCGAGTCCTAGATATTTTCTGGATGGTTCATAACTTTGTTCGCAGCCATTTTACGACTAGAGAAGTTCCTGCTGTAGCTCTCGGTATAATTGAAAAAGGGTTAACTTGGGAGGACTTACTCCAAATTCGCCTGATTTCTTGA
- a CDS encoding sigma-70 family RNA polymerase sigma factor, translating into MSQSIPASWSSIEGHKPQLSATPDKLSNYDLILRCQDGVHPDSAAFNELLRRYQSHVDKILYHLAPDWQDRADLAQEVWIRVYRNIKRLNEPVKFRGWLSRIATNLFYDELRKRKRISHPISLDAPRRVDDGEIDWDIVSDYPSPDDTLATTEFYERLRLAIADLPEAFRTTIVLREIDGMAYEEISEITGVSLGTVKSRIARARAKLQSVLQNYLD; encoded by the coding sequence ATGAGTCAATCCATTCCAGCATCCTGGTCTAGTATTGAGGGTCACAAGCCCCAATTGTCCGCAACCCCGGATAAATTGTCAAATTACGATCTCATTCTTCGCTGTCAGGACGGTGTACATCCTGATAGTGCAGCTTTTAACGAGCTACTACGTCGCTATCAGTCCCATGTGGATAAGATTTTGTATCACCTGGCTCCAGATTGGCAAGATCGGGCTGACTTAGCTCAAGAGGTTTGGATTCGCGTTTATCGCAATATTAAACGTTTGAACGAACCTGTCAAGTTTCGAGGTTGGCTCAGTCGCATTGCTACCAATCTCTTCTACGATGAGTTGCGGAAACGAAAACGGATTAGTCATCCAATTTCTTTAGATGCTCCCCGTCGTGTTGATGATGGAGAAATTGATTGGGATATCGTTTCGGATTATCCAAGTCCTGATGATACGTTGGCCACGACCGAGTTTTATGAACGTCTGCGTTTGGCGATCGCCGATTTGCCGGAAGCCTTTCGTACTACTATTGTGTTGCGGGAAATTGACGGCATGGCCTACGAAGAAATTTCCGAAATTACTGGGGTTTCTTTGGGTACGGTAAAGTCACGGATCGCCAGAGCCAGAGCCAAATTGCAATCCGTTTTACAAAACTACTTAGATTAA
- a CDS encoding late competence development ComFB family protein, translated as MSIQQIVEQALNDGYLTPTMEAEVGRICEGATDLSLEEYMSLDRLMGSLLAGEVVAVPNKQFINVMEELVITEVITQIAVLEGVSERDLDISDVAAYALNRLPPLYATSEEGALYQRERAQKELQGLINTQINEGIRRFLDYPTLPGRSPLDKPTRKDIKEIVADMSQLLKSFAPD; from the coding sequence ATGAGTATTCAACAAATTGTCGAACAAGCCCTAAACGATGGTTATCTGACACCGACAATGGAAGCGGAAGTCGGTCGGATTTGTGAAGGGGCAACCGACTTATCCTTAGAAGAGTATATGTCCCTAGATCGCTTGATGGGATCTTTACTGGCAGGTGAGGTTGTTGCAGTTCCCAACAAACAATTCATCAACGTGATGGAAGAACTAGTCATCACGGAGGTTATTACGCAAATAGCCGTCTTAGAAGGGGTCAGTGAACGGGACTTAGACATTTCCGATGTGGCAGCCTATGCCCTGAATCGTCTGCCGCCCCTCTATGCAACCTCAGAGGAAGGAGCATTATACCAACGAGAACGGGCCCAAAAAGAATTACAAGGTCTTATTAATACTCAGATTAACGAAGGAATTCGTCGCTTTTTAGATTATCCCACCCTTCCTGGTCGCAGTCCTTTGGATAAACCAACGCGCAAAGATATTAAAGAGATTGTGGCAGACATGAGTCAATTGTTGAAATCCTTTGCCCCTGACTAG
- a CDS encoding cytochrome c biogenesis protein, producing the protein MTLSESSSNLSPFHFLQQTWRSVIKAIADLRLAIILLLLIAIFSISGTVLEQGETLTFYQTNYPEDPALFGFLSWKIILAIGLNHVYSTWWFLSLLILFGSSLTACTFNRQFPALKAAQRWQYYQQPRQFQKLAFSITLDNLSLSKIIPHLQNQGYKIFQENQTLYARKGLVGKIGPIIVHAAMLIILGGAIWGIMTGFLAQEMVASGDSFQVKNIIEAGPLAKRQIPTDWGIKVNRFWIDYTPDGNIDQFYSDLSVVKTTGEELDRKTIFVNQPLRYNGVTFYQTNWGIAGVKVQINNSPIFQLPMAPLNTENGGKLWGTWIPTKTDLSEGVALLVKDLQGTMILYDQQGNLFNAVRAGSSIEINGVTLKVFELVGSTGLQIKADPGIPFVYLGFALLMLGVIISYFSHSQIWVLAQDSGSELTKLYLGGKTNRAQVSFERELVAIIAQLQAEN; encoded by the coding sequence ATGACGCTCTCTGAATCTTCCTCTAACCTCTCTCCTTTTCATTTTCTACAACAGACCTGGCGTTCCGTGATCAAGGCGATCGCTGATTTACGACTAGCGATTATTTTACTGCTTTTAATTGCTATTTTTAGTATTAGTGGAACTGTCCTTGAACAGGGTGAAACCCTAACGTTTTATCAAACCAACTATCCTGAAGATCCAGCTCTGTTTGGGTTTTTATCTTGGAAAATTATTTTAGCGATCGGTCTCAATCACGTTTACAGTACTTGGTGGTTTTTATCCTTACTCATTTTATTTGGTAGCAGTTTAACAGCCTGTACTTTTAATCGTCAATTTCCAGCCCTTAAAGCTGCTCAACGTTGGCAATATTATCAACAACCTCGTCAATTTCAAAAATTAGCCTTTAGTATTACCTTAGACAATCTTTCCCTCAGTAAAATTATTCCTCACCTACAAAATCAAGGTTACAAAATCTTTCAGGAAAATCAAACGCTCTACGCTCGAAAAGGCTTGGTGGGCAAAATTGGCCCGATCATTGTTCATGCAGCCATGCTTATTATTTTAGGGGGAGCTATTTGGGGAATCATGACCGGCTTTCTGGCCCAGGAAATGGTGGCCAGTGGCGACAGTTTTCAAGTTAAAAATATTATTGAAGCCGGCCCTCTGGCCAAAAGACAAATTCCGACAGATTGGGGAATTAAGGTCAATCGTTTTTGGATCGACTATACACCAGACGGTAATATTGATCAGTTTTATTCCGATCTATCGGTGGTTAAAACAACCGGCGAAGAATTAGATCGCAAAACGATTTTTGTTAATCAACCTTTGCGCTATAACGGTGTGACTTTTTACCAAACGAATTGGGGTATTGCAGGAGTTAAAGTCCAAATTAATAATAGTCCGATTTTTCAATTGCCGATGGCTCCTCTGAATACGGAAAATGGCGGTAAACTTTGGGGAACTTGGATTCCCACAAAAACGGATCTAAGTGAAGGTGTGGCTCTGCTGGTCAAGGATCTTCAGGGAACCATGATTCTTTATGATCAACAGGGAAATTTATTTAATGCAGTAAGAGCTGGTAGTAGTATCGAGATTAATGGTGTCACTCTCAAGGTCTTTGAATTAGTTGGCAGTACGGGACTGCAAATTAAAGCAGATCCAGGGATTCCCTTTGTTTATCTCGGTTTTGCTTTGCTGATGTTGGGAGTAATAATAAGTTATTTTTCCCATTCTCAGATTTGGGTACTAGCTCAAGATTCTGGAAGTGAATTGACCAAACTTTATCTAGGGGGAAAAACGAATCGTGCCCAGGTCAGTTTTGAACGGGAATTAGTGGCGATCATTGCTCAACTTCAGGCAGAAAATTAA
- a CDS encoding gamma-glutamylcyclotransferase: MKVFVYGTLKPGECNYPLYCQNQVIQSRKVYTYGQLYHLNQVGYPGMTEGDQKVYGYVLKFADEMPLQILDQLETYDPQSAPQDNEYDRRLIPIYDLESGHFLEQVWGYVMRPEKVQELEGIVLPSGWWTNPGREPIFV; this comes from the coding sequence TTGAAAGTCTTCGTTTATGGAACCCTTAAGCCTGGAGAATGTAATTATCCGCTTTACTGCCAAAACCAGGTGATACAATCCCGGAAAGTTTATACCTACGGTCAGCTTTATCATCTCAATCAAGTAGGTTATCCAGGCATGACAGAGGGCGATCAGAAAGTCTATGGCTACGTTCTAAAGTTTGCAGATGAAATGCCTCTCCAGATTCTAGATCAACTGGAAACCTATGATCCTCAATCCGCCCCCCAGGACAACGAATATGATCGCCGTCTCATTCCCATTTACGATCTAGAAAGCGGCCATTTTCTGGAACAGGTTTGGGGTTATGTGATGCGACCTGAAAAGGTTCAAGAATTAGAGGGGATCGTGTTGCCATCAGGATGGTGGACAAATCCAGGACGAGAGCCAATATTTGTTTAA
- a CDS encoding PhoH family protein, with product MSEISEILQLPSPESAIALAGQGEDNLAYLARHTGAKLVLRGQDLQLYGEEKNVERAMKVLRSLSTYWQEGKAISRPDILTAFQAMDSGRTEEYRSLQQTILAKTRRGEIIRAKTFRQRQYVKAIQSHDVTFGIGPAGTGKTFLAAVLAVQALLNNDYERLILTRPAVEAGEKLGFLPGDLQQKVDPFLRPLYDALYEFIDPEKIPDLMERGKIEVAPLAYMRGRTLSNAFVIVDEAQNTTPAQLKMVLTRLGFGSKMVVTGDITQTDLPSHQPSGLVVSQSILKNVEGIAFCHLSQADVVRHPLVQKIVEAYEKEGS from the coding sequence ATGTCTGAAATTTCTGAAATCCTTCAGCTTCCCAGTCCCGAAAGTGCGATCGCGTTAGCCGGTCAAGGAGAAGATAATTTAGCCTATCTTGCCCGTCATACGGGGGCCAAATTGGTGCTTAGGGGTCAGGATTTACAACTCTATGGAGAAGAGAAAAATGTAGAGCGGGCGATGAAAGTCCTGCGATCGCTTTCCACCTATTGGCAAGAAGGTAAAGCCATTTCGCGGCCTGATATTTTAACGGCATTTCAGGCCATGGACAGTGGCCGAACGGAAGAATATCGTTCTCTCCAACAAACAATCCTGGCGAAAACTCGACGGGGTGAAATTATCCGTGCTAAAACCTTTCGGCAAAGACAATATGTTAAAGCCATTCAAAGCCACGATGTTACTTTTGGCATTGGCCCAGCCGGAACTGGAAAAACATTTTTAGCCGCAGTTTTAGCCGTTCAAGCATTATTAAATAATGACTATGAGCGTTTGATTTTAACTCGTCCTGCTGTAGAAGCGGGTGAAAAATTAGGGTTTTTACCAGGCGATTTACAACAGAAAGTAGATCCCTTTTTGCGTCCCCTATATGATGCTCTCTATGAATTTATTGATCCTGAAAAAATTCCTGATCTGATGGAACGAGGCAAAATTGAAGTAGCTCCCCTCGCCTATATGCGTGGACGGACACTGAGTAATGCTTTTGTCATTGTTGATGAGGCTCAAAATACCACTCCAGCCCAATTAAAAATGGTACTTACCCGTCTTGGTTTTGGTTCTAAAATGGTGGTGACAGGGGATATTACTCAAACTGATTTACCCAGTCATCAACCTTCCGGTTTAGTGGTATCCCAATCAATTTTAAAAAATGTAGAAGGAATTGCTTTTTGCCACCTGAGTCAGGCGGATGTGGTTCGTCATCCCTTGGTACAAAAAATTGTAGAAGCCTATGAAAAAGAGGGAAGTTAA